A single genomic interval of uncultured Desulfobacter sp. harbors:
- a CDS encoding YMGG-like glycine zipper-containing protein, with protein sequence MNSSLDKILKLFVAIGIPLIFAGSVMSNELIVFPAQGQSTQQMEKDKYDCYQWAKQQSGFDPMAPPVTSSAPPAQGAQQGGVVKGAARGALVGVTVGAITNNSKSRSAAAGAAAGGLMGGMSRRDQVRQQNQAEQQWAQQEANKYAQQRNNYNRAYSACLEGKGYTVK encoded by the coding sequence ATGAATTCGTCCTTGGACAAAATTTTAAAATTATTTGTCGCCATAGGTATTCCACTTATATTCGCAGGCTCGGTCATGTCAAATGAGCTTATCGTTTTTCCTGCCCAGGGGCAAAGTACCCAGCAAATGGAAAAGGACAAATATGACTGTTATCAATGGGCAAAACAGCAAAGCGGTTTTGATCCCATGGCACCACCTGTAACATCGAGCGCACCACCGGCCCAGGGTGCCCAGCAAGGCGGTGTTGTCAAGGGGGCGGCAAGAGGGGCGCTTGTCGGGGTCACTGTGGGTGCCATTACCAATAACAGCAAAAGCAGAAGTGCCGCAGCCGGTGCAGCTGCTGGTGGTCTGATGGGCGGAATGAGTCGCAGGGACCAGGTCAGACAGCAAAACCAGGCGGAGCAGCAGTGGGCCCAGCAGGAAGCTAATAAGTATGCCCAGCAACGAAACAATTATAATCGTGCTTATTCAGCATGCCTTGAAGGCAAGGGTTACACTGTAAAATAA
- a CDS encoding outer membrane protein transport protein, with protein MKKFIPVLIVFFVLLTCHTSAVAGGLYLNEFATPSTGTAGAGAEAWGHDASTSFHNPAAMTRIDGTEIMGGFMAMFTKNEFELDPSTPVAGGNGGDAGGFIPAGGLYFVHSLSDQLKIGLSTAGLSGAALDYDSTWAGRRQCQEVDIMVMYLTPSIGYKVNDTLSLGAGVSLVYGDMELDVAGISPNSQISLSGDDTEFTFNLSALIEFSKNTRLGIMYFYKTDLNFEGDITRTGNVLSGQFASYTELVMPQTLRAGIYHQLTDTVALLGSVGWEEWSDLESVNISVRNRTAALPKNWDDVYHFSVGIHYRISDPWLLQFGIGYASSPVSSKDRTADMPIDRQLRFAIGALYDWSKNLSIGGQFEYIDLGSAGINNSNSVNGLIGEYDTNNMIVASISLNWKW; from the coding sequence GTGAAAAAGTTTATTCCAGTTTTAATAGTGTTCTTTGTTTTGTTAACGTGCCACACGTCAGCTGTGGCAGGGGGACTATACCTGAACGAGTTTGCCACACCCAGTACCGGCACAGCCGGGGCAGGCGCCGAAGCATGGGGGCATGATGCATCCACCAGTTTTCATAATCCGGCAGCGATGACCCGCATAGATGGAACCGAAATAATGGGCGGATTCATGGCCATGTTTACAAAAAATGAATTTGAGCTAGACCCATCCACGCCGGTAGCAGGTGGAAACGGAGGGGATGCCGGTGGGTTTATTCCAGCCGGGGGGCTCTATTTTGTCCATTCGTTGTCTGATCAGCTAAAAATAGGATTGAGTACAGCAGGTCTGTCAGGTGCTGCATTGGACTATGACTCAACTTGGGCCGGACGGCGTCAATGTCAGGAAGTTGATATTATGGTCATGTATTTGACTCCCAGTATTGGGTACAAGGTAAATGATACCCTTTCTTTGGGAGCTGGAGTCTCTCTTGTTTATGGTGACATGGAACTGGACGTTGCCGGCATATCGCCGAACAGTCAAATTTCCCTGTCCGGAGATGATACGGAGTTTACTTTTAATCTAAGTGCGTTAATTGAATTCAGTAAAAATACCCGTTTGGGAATTATGTACTTTTATAAAACCGACTTGAATTTTGAGGGAGATATTACACGTACTGGTAACGTGCTGAGCGGACAATTTGCCAGTTACACGGAGTTGGTCATGCCACAGACGTTGAGAGCCGGTATTTATCATCAACTGACGGATACGGTTGCACTCCTTGGGTCGGTCGGATGGGAAGAGTGGAGCGATCTGGAAAGTGTGAACATTTCTGTTAGGAACCGGACTGCGGCCTTGCCGAAAAACTGGGATGATGTATACCATTTCTCTGTAGGTATTCACTACCGGATCTCAGATCCGTGGCTGCTCCAATTCGGCATCGGCTATGCCAGCTCACCGGTGAGTTCCAAGGACAGAACCGCAGATATGCCGATAGACCGCCAGCTGAGATTTGCTATTGGCGCGTTGTACGACTGGAGTAAGAACCTTTCTATCGGCGGCCAGTTTGAATATATCGATCTCGGCAGTGCCGGTATCAATAACAGTAACTCAGTAAATGGCTTGATAGGTGAATACGATACAAACAATATGATTGTTGCATCTATCAGCCTCAACTGGAAGTGGTAA
- a CDS encoding Rieske (2Fe-2S) protein, which translates to MKILWASLGLIALGELVMVIFSFFRPVAKKEVAVSAARMIDAGSADTYEPGSVSAFVTGQFYLVCLEDGGFLALSNRCTHLGCAVPWDKESKKFICPCHASEFDITGNVLSSPAPRALDLFEVSIVNRQIQVNIGNRIRRNRFNRHQAVYPETITIQG; encoded by the coding sequence TTGAAAATTTTGTGGGCAAGCCTTGGACTGATTGCCCTTGGCGAGCTGGTCATGGTGATTTTTTCTTTTTTCAGACCCGTAGCCAAAAAAGAGGTTGCGGTTTCTGCGGCCAGGATGATTGATGCAGGTTCTGCAGATACCTATGAGCCGGGGTCTGTTTCGGCCTTCGTCACCGGGCAGTTTTATCTGGTCTGCCTTGAGGACGGTGGCTTTCTTGCGTTGTCCAACAGGTGCACCCACTTAGGTTGTGCCGTCCCCTGGGATAAAGAGTCAAAAAAATTCATATGTCCCTGTCATGCCTCTGAGTTTGATATTACGGGTAATGTGTTGAGTTCTCCCGCCCCCAGAGCGTTGGACCTTTTTGAGGTCAGCATCGTGAATAGGCAGATACAGGTAAATATCGGTAACAGGATAAGACGGAACCGCTTCAACCGCCACCAGGCAGTCTATCCTGAAACCATAACCATTCAAGGTTGA
- a CDS encoding tetratricopeptide repeat protein, with the protein MTVDFSIHPDSEKKWIRTGIAAIFVIVLIIPLAYIKFWQRANQRSACLDQGMGNAFVFVGKEKCRDCHRNEYEKWQNSDHDRAMEIADTSTVLGDFNNSEFIHNGVTTRFFKKGDRFFVNTIGQDGVYKNFQVTHTFGFSPLQQYLIPFEGGRLQCLTIAWDNVKKTWYALPNHTDDPGDWLHWTGQGQNWNGMCAECHSTNLKKGYDMATDRFTTTWSEIDVSCEACHGPGSGHVAWAQAPEMGRKAVDNFNLVVQTRDMTSEDFAGVCARCHSRRASIADFSHDQKNIMDYMIPSLLTERLYYPDGQILDEDYVFGSFTQSKMFLNGVKCNDCHDVHSQQLKRQGNDLCLYCHRKNTYDTAIHHFHQKMDKGKESKGDDCIQCHMPETVYMGIDWRADHSIRIPRPDLSQTYQIPNACNAAGCHSDKSLEWTNEHMSSWYGKRKRPHYGEIIARGRQGDPKAVLDLISLSEDTLFPGIVRATALSLLSSYPSQLSYSALETALSDPDALIRHTAISTINILRFDKDATLIFPLLYDPVKAVRIQAALGVASIKNLKLTKDQQRLFESVKKEYFAAMEYSADFPAGRYNLALMYHALGQDDKAINNYEQSIRIDDLFLPAKNNLAMLYNLQGKNEKAEQLFIQILEDRPQLYDIAYSLGLLLVEEKKYDQAEIYLKKAAGGLPGRARIHYNLGLLLQFRKKENAAEKALLKALSLEPDNFDFLFALADHYIKRNRLDNARTVAGKMIQRFPDNNIGYDILKYINSR; encoded by the coding sequence ATGACTGTCGATTTTTCAATTCATCCGGATTCGGAAAAAAAATGGATACGCACCGGCATTGCGGCAATTTTTGTGATTGTATTGATCATCCCCCTGGCCTATATAAAATTTTGGCAAAGAGCCAATCAACGATCTGCCTGCTTGGATCAAGGCATGGGAAACGCTTTTGTTTTTGTGGGGAAAGAAAAATGCAGGGATTGCCACAGAAACGAATATGAAAAATGGCAGAATTCCGACCATGACCGGGCCATGGAAATCGCGGACACGTCAACCGTGCTGGGCGATTTTAATAATTCAGAATTTATCCATAACGGGGTCACCACACGATTTTTTAAAAAAGGAGACCGGTTTTTTGTCAATACCATCGGTCAAGACGGTGTGTATAAAAATTTCCAGGTTACCCATACATTTGGTTTTTCTCCTCTGCAGCAGTATTTGATTCCCTTTGAAGGCGGACGACTGCAATGCCTCACCATCGCATGGGACAATGTTAAAAAAACGTGGTACGCCCTTCCCAATCATACGGATGATCCCGGGGACTGGCTTCATTGGACCGGCCAGGGCCAAAACTGGAACGGCATGTGCGCCGAATGCCATTCGACAAATTTGAAAAAGGGATATGATATGGCCACAGACCGGTTTACCACGACCTGGTCTGAAATTGATGTAAGCTGTGAGGCCTGTCATGGACCGGGGTCCGGGCATGTGGCCTGGGCCCAAGCGCCTGAAATGGGCCGCAAGGCGGTTGATAATTTCAATCTGGTTGTTCAAACAAGGGATATGACCTCAGAAGATTTTGCCGGGGTGTGTGCCCGGTGCCATTCAAGGCGGGCTTCCATTGCAGACTTTTCCCATGATCAGAAAAATATCATGGATTATATGATTCCAAGCCTGCTGACGGAAAGGTTATATTATCCGGATGGCCAGATTCTTGATGAAGATTATGTGTTCGGGTCTTTCACCCAGAGTAAGATGTTTTTAAACGGCGTCAAATGTAACGACTGCCATGATGTCCACAGCCAACAACTTAAAAGACAAGGCAATGACCTGTGCCTCTACTGTCACAGGAAAAATACCTATGATACGGCCATCCATCATTTTCACCAAAAAATGGACAAGGGAAAAGAGAGCAAAGGTGATGACTGTATTCAATGCCATATGCCGGAAACGGTCTACATGGGAATTGACTGGCGGGCCGATCATTCCATCCGAATCCCCCGGCCGGATTTAAGTCAAACCTACCAGATACCCAATGCCTGCAATGCTGCCGGATGTCATTCGGATAAATCCCTTGAGTGGACCAATGAACATATGTCTTCTTGGTATGGCAAAAGAAAACGGCCCCATTATGGAGAAATCATTGCCCGGGGCAGGCAGGGTGACCCAAAGGCTGTGCTTGACTTGATATCGCTTTCAGAAGATACGCTTTTCCCGGGTATTGTCAGGGCCACCGCATTATCCCTTTTATCGTCTTATCCATCACAGCTAAGCTATTCAGCGCTTGAAACCGCGTTATCGGATCCGGATGCCCTGATTCGGCACACGGCTATTTCAACCATTAATATTCTGCGCTTTGACAAGGATGCCACGCTTATTTTTCCATTGCTGTATGACCCGGTAAAGGCTGTCAGAATCCAGGCCGCTCTCGGTGTTGCATCCATAAAAAACTTAAAGTTGACAAAAGACCAACAACGCCTGTTCGAGTCGGTCAAAAAAGAATATTTTGCCGCCATGGAATATTCAGCTGACTTTCCCGCCGGACGATATAATCTGGCTTTAATGTATCATGCACTGGGGCAGGATGATAAAGCCATTAACAACTATGAACAGTCCATTCGGATTGATGACTTGTTTCTTCCGGCAAAAAATAATCTGGCAATGTTGTATAATTTGCAAGGAAAAAATGAAAAAGCTGAACAACTTTTTATTCAGATCCTTGAAGATCGGCCCCAACTATATGACATTGCATACTCTTTGGGCCTGTTGCTCGTAGAAGAAAAAAAATATGATCAAGCAGAAATTTATCTTAAAAAAGCAGCCGGCGGCCTGCCGGGGCGGGCTAGAATCCATTATAACCTTGGACTACTGCTTCAGTTCCGGAAAAAAGAAAACGCAGCAGAGAAAGCGCTTTTAAAAGCACTTTCTTTGGAACCGGATAATTTTGATTTTCTTTTTGCCCTGGCAGATCACTATATTAAAAGAAATCGCCTGGACAATGCCCGGACAGTAGCCGGGAAAATGATCCAGCGGTTCCCCGACAACAACATCGGATATGATATCTTAAAATATATAAACAGCAGATAA
- a CDS encoding cytochrome b N-terminal domain-containing protein: MTLKSHTFARFIQHIHPVKVPLKALELKNTWALGGMCLVLVILLAGSGALMLFSYQPSPESAYISIEYLENQFIFGRLIRSMHYFSANFLVIMVLAHMLRVFFTGGYQGERRSNWFVGLFIFSLVLLSCFTGYLLPWDQTAFWAVTICMNMFDYVPVGSLFKGLFISDNGVNEKTLQFFFTLHTTIIPALLIGFMVIHFWKVRKAKGVITSGLTRKGEGEKMMMVAVQPHLLLREAVAALVLTAFIMTLSLVFDAPLDEMANSGLSPNPAKAPWYFSGFQELLLHFHPFFSVFLIPIFICCILIGIPFMGDSQGGIWFISGRAKTAAKTAALISAILTPGLIFFDETVIDFQKWFPNIPGILSTGLIPFTLIICLIFFHHLGIKQKFKLNFAEAFQATAVFMITAFAILTLTCVWLRGAGMKLYFWGS, encoded by the coding sequence ATCACCCTAAAATCCCATACTTTTGCACGCTTTATCCAACACATTCATCCTGTAAAGGTACCCTTAAAAGCCCTTGAACTAAAAAACACCTGGGCTCTGGGTGGGATGTGTCTTGTCCTGGTGATACTCTTGGCCGGGTCAGGGGCACTCATGCTTTTTTCCTACCAGCCTTCTCCAGAGTCTGCGTATATCTCTATAGAATATCTTGAAAATCAATTTATCTTTGGACGGCTGATTCGCAGCATGCATTATTTTTCTGCCAATTTTCTTGTGATAATGGTCTTAGCTCACATGTTAAGGGTATTTTTTACAGGAGGATATCAGGGCGAAAGACGATCGAACTGGTTTGTCGGTCTCTTCATTTTCAGCCTGGTGTTACTGTCCTGCTTTACCGGTTACCTTCTGCCCTGGGACCAGACGGCATTCTGGGCCGTTACCATATGCATGAACATGTTTGATTATGTTCCTGTCGGCAGTCTCTTTAAGGGCCTTTTCATCTCCGATAACGGCGTCAACGAAAAAACATTACAGTTTTTTTTCACCCTTCACACCACAATAATTCCAGCGCTTCTAATCGGTTTCATGGTGATCCATTTCTGGAAAGTCAGAAAAGCAAAAGGCGTAATAACATCCGGATTAACCCGCAAGGGGGAAGGTGAAAAAATGATGATGGTTGCCGTGCAACCACACCTATTGCTGCGGGAAGCAGTGGCTGCACTTGTGCTGACCGCCTTCATCATGACGCTTTCCCTTGTTTTTGACGCACCCCTGGATGAGATGGCCAATTCCGGCCTGAGCCCGAATCCCGCAAAGGCACCCTGGTATTTTTCAGGATTTCAGGAGCTGTTACTCCATTTTCATCCTTTTTTTTCCGTATTTTTAATCCCAATATTCATTTGCTGTATCCTTATCGGTATTCCCTTCATGGGGGATAGCCAAGGCGGCATCTGGTTTATTTCAGGACGGGCGAAAACAGCCGCGAAAACAGCCGCCTTAATATCTGCAATCCTCACTCCGGGACTGATTTTTTTTGACGAAACCGTTATTGATTTCCAAAAATGGTTCCCAAACATCCCCGGAATTTTATCCACAGGGCTCATTCCATTTACTCTGATTATATGCCTGATCTTTTTCCATCATTTGGGGATTAAGCAAAAATTCAAACTCAATTTTGCCGAAGCCTTTCAGGCTACTGCAGTTTTTATGATCACCGCATTTGCAATCCTTACCCTGACCTGCGTCTGGCTCAGAGGGGCAGGAATGAAACTTTATTTTTGGGGCAGCTGA
- a CDS encoding TonB-dependent receptor translates to MSRLFLKTIILLLLLLDSLFLFLPTMCPAAQDQDLTEFSIEELMDIKVTSVNKKSQRLSDSAAAIFVITREDIRRSGVTSIPEALRMAPGVNVARIDANKWAINCRGFNSRFSPSLQVLVDGRSVYTPSFSGVYWEVTDVLLEDVDRIEVIRGPGATIWGSNAVNGVINIITRRANDTQGGFVQASAGSVERNTMAARYGGTMGKDKFWRVYAKHRSIEDFQRVSGENAGDDWQINQAGFRMDAQLSLTDNFTLQGDIYDGHIHQDLYLYSAAPPYMDEIPVKTDVSGGNIMGRWTKVLSGTSDMSMQMYYDVMKRSEDILNEDRHNVDVEFQHRFGLGFGNDIIWGLRLRHSSDDYSGSKVAFMDPVSTNDLLYSAFIQDEISLLEDKIKLTIGSKFEHNDYTGFEIQPSTRLLWTPGEHHRLWAAVSRATRIPSRMEANAIVYLSGTDIGGSPLYTRFINNEDQTAETLWAWETGYRFIPQQNLSIDLALFFNDYKDLRIYSPQGSPYFDAENQMLVQDVALSNMANAQSWGAEIAVELATGRKVKWTLAYSLTCHDYDNDQDFELDYGFTKHQVSLRGRFDLTENLTLDAWLRYVGKTDANYVFSDTLIYEIDDYATLDLRLGWKIRPDLEFFLTGQNLLQDSHLEFVQEAFSYPVEVPRSAYAGLTYKF, encoded by the coding sequence GTGTCACGCCTTTTCCTGAAAACAATAATCCTGCTGCTTTTGCTTCTGGATAGTCTATTCTTATTTTTACCCACCATGTGCCCGGCCGCCCAGGACCAGGATTTGACTGAATTCTCCATTGAAGAACTCATGGACATCAAAGTAACTTCCGTGAATAAAAAAAGCCAGCGGCTGTCTGACAGTGCTGCAGCAATTTTCGTAATCACCCGGGAAGATATCAGACGTTCCGGGGTCACCAGTATTCCGGAGGCCCTGCGCATGGCCCCGGGCGTAAATGTAGCACGCATTGATGCCAACAAATGGGCAATAAACTGCAGGGGCTTTAACAGCCGTTTTTCTCCAAGCCTTCAGGTCCTTGTTGACGGACGCAGTGTGTATACCCCCAGTTTTTCAGGCGTTTACTGGGAAGTAACAGATGTGCTGCTTGAGGATGTGGATCGCATTGAGGTGATCCGCGGTCCCGGTGCCACCATCTGGGGATCCAATGCAGTCAATGGGGTGATCAATATTATCACCCGGCGAGCCAATGATACCCAGGGCGGTTTTGTACAGGCGTCTGCAGGATCAGTGGAAAGAAACACGATGGCCGCAAGATATGGCGGCACCATGGGTAAAGATAAATTCTGGCGGGTTTATGCCAAACACCGATCTATAGAAGACTTTCAACGTGTTTCCGGAGAAAATGCAGGGGACGATTGGCAGATCAATCAGGCCGGCTTCCGCATGGATGCCCAATTGTCTTTGACCGACAATTTCACCCTCCAGGGGGATATCTATGACGGCCATATCCACCAGGATCTTTATCTTTACAGTGCGGCGCCGCCATACATGGATGAAATTCCCGTAAAAACCGATGTATCCGGGGGCAATATCATGGGCCGGTGGACAAAAGTCCTTTCCGGAACATCGGACATGTCTATGCAGATGTATTACGATGTCATGAAACGTTCCGAGGATATCCTCAACGAAGACCGGCACAACGTTGATGTGGAATTTCAGCACCGCTTCGGATTGGGTTTTGGGAACGATATTATCTGGGGACTCAGGCTGCGCCATTCATCTGATGATTATTCCGGCTCAAAAGTTGCATTTATGGATCCGGTCAGCACAAATGACCTGCTGTACTCGGCCTTTATCCAGGATGAGATATCTTTACTTGAAGATAAAATCAAACTCACCATCGGTTCAAAATTTGAGCACAACGACTATACCGGATTTGAAATTCAGCCGTCCACAAGGCTGTTGTGGACACCCGGTGAACACCACAGATTATGGGCGGCCGTTTCCCGGGCCACCCGGATTCCCTCCCGGATGGAAGCCAATGCCATAGTCTACCTCTCCGGAACAGATATCGGCGGCAGCCCGTTGTATACCAGATTCATAAATAATGAGGATCAAACGGCAGAAACATTGTGGGCCTGGGAAACAGGATACCGCTTTATCCCGCAACAAAACCTCTCAATTGATTTGGCACTGTTCTTCAATGACTATAAAGATCTAAGGATCTATTCACCCCAGGGTTCTCCCTATTTTGATGCCGAGAACCAAATGCTTGTTCAGGATGTTGCACTAAGCAACATGGCCAATGCCCAGTCCTGGGGGGCAGAGATTGCCGTAGAACTGGCCACAGGCAGGAAAGTTAAATGGACTCTGGCATATTCACTGACATGCCATGATTATGACAATGACCAGGATTTTGAGCTCGACTATGGATTTACAAAACATCAGGTATCCTTGAGAGGCCGGTTTGATTTGACGGAAAATCTGACCCTGGACGCCTGGCTTAGATATGTAGGCAAAACAGACGCAAATTACGTATTTTCTGATACGCTCATCTATGAAATTGACGATTACGCAACTCTGGATCTGCGCCTGGGATGGAAAATCCGGCCTGATCTGGAATTTTTTCTGACCGGGCAGAATCTACTCCAGGACAGCCATCTTGAGTTTGTCCAGGAAGCATTCAGTTATCCTGTGGAAGTCCCCCGCAGCGCCTATGCCGGCCTGACCTATAAATTCTGA
- a CDS encoding YfiR family protein, whose amino-acid sequence MQPLTYKIIKLFIQASICQILLCIITIGTVQSQNLEEYRVKAAFVYNFTKLIQWPQTAFDNEGENFKMVVVGDEYLKESFQTIDGKISTGRLISIQYSDPKANDFKKTLEESHIIFISRHIRLEQVLQILSNIGDRPVLTIGEDKNFSRAGGIIQFFTREDQLHFEVNVKKAEAHQLKFSSRLLKLAVIVNEKE is encoded by the coding sequence ATGCAACCGTTAACGTATAAAATAATAAAATTATTTATCCAGGCCAGCATCTGCCAGATTCTGCTATGTATTATTACGATAGGAACAGTCCAATCACAAAACCTTGAAGAGTATAGAGTCAAAGCAGCCTTTGTTTATAATTTCACCAAACTCATTCAATGGCCCCAAACGGCATTTGACAATGAAGGAGAGAACTTTAAAATGGTGGTGGTCGGTGATGAATACCTTAAAGAATCGTTCCAGACCATTGACGGAAAAATCAGTACCGGACGCCTTATATCCATCCAGTATTCAGACCCCAAAGCCAACGATTTCAAAAAAACGCTGGAAGAAAGTCATATTATATTCATCAGCAGGCATATACGTTTGGAGCAGGTCCTGCAAATTTTAAGCAATATTGGGGACAGACCGGTTCTTACTATTGGTGAAGACAAAAATTTCAGCCGGGCCGGAGGCATCATTCAGTTCTTCACAAGAGAGGATCAACTTCATTTTGAAGTCAATGTTAAAAAAGCCGAGGCACACCAGCTCAAATTCAGTTCCAGGCTGCTTAAACTGGCTGTCATCGTAAATGAAAAAGAATGA